CAGAGCTCAGGCTCTGTAAAATGAACAGGGATGAAGGCAACTGCCTGGCTGCCTAATAAACCCTTCAAAATAACTTTGTTTCAAAGATAAAGGCCTCATTTAACAATGGAAATTCAAAGCaccaaagaaataaagcaacAGGGCAGTATCACTTTCAGACTCCAGCCCTGCCTTAACTTTTGGCAGATGAAGGAAGGCTGTGAACAGTCCATGACTCAAGGACCCTGTGGGGCCAACTCTTCCAAAAAATACAAAGATCAAAATCTTCTTTCTTGGGAACAACCACTTTGTTCTGTGCACACTTGGTAGGAGGAAAATCCCACCAACCTGAACAGCTCAATGATactccagaaataaaatatgaagaacACCACAGGTTTGCTCTGCATTTCCTCCAGGGTCCCAAGGATAACAAACAAAACGAAGTTTCTTCCAAATATCTATTAAAGATAAACATATTAAGGAACATTCACTCTTCATCAAAAGTAAGGGTAAGTTCTTGCTGTCAGAAACACAAGATATCTATCCTCACACATCTGAGCACACAActcacagctgagctgtgacCTGCTGCTTACAAGTAGGCATCTTGCCCTGTATTTAGGTACAATCCAAGGCATCCAGTCTCAAATCAGCCATCTTCATTTTTATGCACAACAACCACAACCAGGATAAAAAGGGCACTGGCACCAAATCAAAATCATGTACTTTTATCAGCTTCTTGCTTTTGCTGTCCTGCACTCCCTTACCCAGGTGATGGAAGGAGACAGACAGCCTGTGACAGCCAAGACTGGCAAGCATGGGTTCCTGCCTTGTGAATAAGAAATCCTCTAGTCCAGTGCCAGTGAGGTTGCATCACTTACTTTAGGAGAGTCTCAACACTTgtgtaaaataaacatttacttTAAACATAAAAGCAAGGAGAGGAATTTAGAAATACAACCTGCACTACAGAAGGGATCAGCGGTGATCTGACCAGTCCTATTAGTGAATTCATGATCTCCATTAATGCCAGGGTCTGACAGAAATACATCATATCAGAAATAGTGTGAAATGTGTCATAGAAGGAATCTGTAAGACACAGGAAACCAACCATTTTAGAGAACAAATGAATTTCCATGCTCAGGAAgctggtgcagcagcacagcttgtgATAACAGGATTCTAGTTGTATTTGAGAAAAACATGATGCATAATTACATAAGTTCTTTTTAGGCCTTATCTTGAACTCACAGCAGTTGGGGCAGAAACACTGCTCCATTTCACACCCAGAAGGATCAAGAGCTATTTCAGTAATTGCTTTACAAAAATGGCAGTAGTGCTGTACCTCAACAGAATGGATTGTTCCTGCTTCAAAAATGATTCTGTCCAGAtcattttcaaaaacattaGCATCGCAGTCAGCGAGACATTTTGCTTCAGCTGATTTTGTTAGAAGTGATCCTGGCAGAGCACAAGTATCATTCACAGAGTACACAGCTGTGATTTACAAGGGGACAGTATTTTCCTGCCCTTGACACTTTGATGACCTTTGAAAGGCTTTCATTGTGCTCTTTGGCATTGCACTCGTGGTTTAGTTCCTAAATATATCTCCCTTTAGATTTTGCTATTTAAAAGGTCTTAAAAGCAACACTGAAAATCAACTCAAACCCTccaatataaataaaatagtgCTCATTACTTGCCTTTTCCTAAGATGAATAGTCGTACTGTCATGTTCACAAAAATCCAAGAGAATCCCAAAAACTGTACAAGATTATACATGATTAGGTATCCCTTCTTCAGGTGTCTGAAAGCTAAAATCAGTAATAAACACATCAGGTAAGCAGAGTACAACGGTAATCGAGCTGCAAACCAGGCTTTCTGAGAATAAAGCTTATAAGGAAAAGGGAAGTTATTGATTGTGATAAAAGCATTGTTGGGTGCACTGGGGGTTCTGCTTTTGCCATCATCGGCCAGAACTCCAGAACTTGCTAGTCAGATTTTTGACATTCCTTGGAACCTTCAgtccatttttattaaatttctaATAGCTCACAAAGATCCCCCTCCAAGACACACCAAGCCACTCAAAACTGCTCCTTGACAGTCAAGGCTCACAAAGTGTGAACAAACTTCCCAAATCCCACTTTACCCACTAAAAAGATGCAGTTACTTACGGTCTTTTGGGACTCTGGattctattttcattttgttaatcttttcttcttccttaagATGAAGGATAAGGTTTTAAAGACTTACTGTAATTAGCAAGTGATTTGTTAACTATACTACTGCAAAGCTGATGGGTTTAAAACTCAGCCAAGCAGCCAGTAGCTAGAAGGTTTAAATTTTTACCAGCATAAAAGCAGAACATTCATCATCCAGAAATTATAGTACAGTTAAAGTCAGAGGGTGTTAACCAGTTACCCTGCCCTCACCGTGTGGTGTTCTAGTAATTAGATGCTTTTGCTGAAAAAGCCTCTGCTTTCTATGTTAATTCTCAGTTATGACTGTGCTGTTTCTTACATGATCCACCAGCAACCtgaagagaacagagaaaatcCAGCCCAGGTTCTCTGCCTGCCTTTTCCAATGCTCCTGGGCCTTAGCACCGCAgtgcccctctctgctccctgctaaGCTcatggcagcagaggggagcagggcagtcaGTGTTTGTTGTAAAAGGGTTTTGCAGGAATGTGGTCTGTTCGAGCCTTTTCCAAGTCCATCTTGCACCTCCCCACTCAGTAAGCTGCTCAAGCTCACCGGATGGTAGGAATgcaccagcagggccagccaggGCTCAGGAAAGCCTCAGCCATCCCTGCTTCCCAGACAATGTCCAGGTCTCACTCCTTTGGGCTCCACATGGCAGAGTGACATGATCCTCTGTGGATCAGCACACCAGGGAAGGGGCACATGCAAGGAGCCAGCACACATCTTCCAGCTCCAGTTCTAACCAGAAATGTGCCTATTTCAAATTCCCACTTACAATTTGAACCACTTAACTAAAAATGCAGGTGTTGAATagtgtgtgctgctgcctaCTATCTGTTCCCAACAAACCTCTCCTGCAGAAAAGCAGGTTGGGGTTAACATTCAGGCAGTGCAGTCAGATCCCCACACAACACTCACCACAGCTGGCTCAGCGAGAGAGGCAAGAAAGGCTCCTTTTAGCAAGGTTTTATTCCAGCAAAGTATATCACACGTGGCTGAAGGGAACCCAGCGAGAAAGAGGGCAACCAAGTAGTGCAGGCAGCTTAAGaaggggaaggggtggggggcGGAGATAAGGGCAGGGCAAAGGGGATTGGTCTCCTGTGGAGAAGGGCAGCCACCAGGGGTCCCAAGACAGTGAAGGGACAGGCAAAGGGCAAACCAGAGGAAGTCCAGGTGAGAGTCTGTCCTTTCCCCCCAGGAGGACTCCTCTATGTACTCTATGGTAAGAGGAGAGAGTTCATGGGATACTACACTTAACCAACTCTATATAGAACAGCAATAACAAGCAGCATGCCAGGGACTCCTGGTGAATGAAGAATGCAGGTTCAGGCACGGGAGAACAGCTGTCCTTGCTTTGTAAGCAGCACAAACTCCAGGTGCCCACAGGACTCACCTTTTCCTTCAGCTCCATCTCAGCATCCGACTCGTCCAACCAGCGGTCGAAATCGGGCGCCAGGAAGAGCGGGCGCTTCTCTTGCTTGGTCAGCCTCTCCCACCAGTTACTCTCTTTCTTCTGCACAGTGATGTTCAGCTGCCTTTGGGTCATCCTGcacacaggctgggggcagaaaCATCAGCAAAAGTCAGATGAAACAAGCTCCGAGGCTGAGTTGGTAGCCAAGCTCCCCTTATCAAGGAGGCAGGGATGACAcaactgctgcagcacaaatgTCTCTCTGCCACCCAATGCATGGAAGCAAAGGGCAGACCAGTTGAAGATGGCAGCTGTGATGGTTGCATGACCTGATGAGCAGCCTGCCCAtatcacagcagcactgcatcccACCACAGAGCTAGCAGAGACCCTAGTGTCAGCCTTCTTGGACAGAACCCCCAATCTTGCCTTTACACTTCTTGCACTTAGTACTGTGAGCCACCCACCTCCTCTAGCCAGCAGTAAAAATAacactgccagcagccacaggtACTTGTCTAAACAGGGGACCCCATGTGACACCTGCTGCACTGAGAGAAGGAGCTAAGAGCCTTAGGGAATGCCTGGAGACAAGGTAAGCTGACAGAGCAAGCAGTGTGGTCACTGCCACCCCACAAGGCCTCTCCACTTGCACAGTGGCAGCCCAGAACCTCTCCATCTTTACAGTCCACAGCATTGTCACCTTGGAGCCCATGGCACTGTCACCTTGGAGCCCTTCTGACCAAGAAGGGTGGTGCTCCACATGGCACTGCCTGTCAGACCAGCTGAAACTGCTGCACAAGCTGCACTCCTAACTGAGCACGttacagcagctctgctctgtcaaGGCTGGCTGGATGCTCTTCAGACATCTGAAGGCTGCTGCTGTAATTTACAGCTACTACACCTCATCTTTGCCTGCCACAGGCTCCATTTCTCACTGCTGGCACCAGCAAGGGGAACTCATGCTGCACATCAAAactaaaggagaaaaacctgGACTGTGATACTGCCTGGTCCTGACCATCTGTAGTTACACAGAGTTCAGTCTGTTCTCCACAGTGACTCAGAGTGACAACTTTTGGaaggaggctgctctgcagaggcaaGGACTTGCCTTCCAGGCCTGGCTCACAGCAGAAC
The DNA window shown above is from Serinus canaria isolate serCan28SL12 chromosome 10, serCan2020, whole genome shotgun sequence and carries:
- the HACD3 gene encoding very-long-chain (3R)-3-hydroxyacyl-CoA dehydratase 3; the protein is MAGPSLRPHVHWAQRHRELFLRVDLSDVRNPDITITDNVLHFRAQGHGAKGDNIYEFEIEFLEPVEPKPVCRMTQRQLNITVQKKESNWWERLTKQEKRPLFLAPDFDRWLDESDAEMELKEKEEEKINKMKIESRVPKDPFRHLKKGYLIMYNLVQFLGFSWIFVNMTVRLFILGKDSFYDTFHTISDMMYFCQTLALMEIMNSLIGLVRSPLIPSVVQIFGRNFVLFVILGTLEEMQSKPVVFFIFYFWSIIELFRYPYYMLSCIGIEWKPLTWLRYTAWIPLYPLGGLAEAVCIVQSIPIFSETGKFSLGLPNPLNVTIQFPFVLQIYLIALFLGVFVNFRHLYKQRKQHLGPKKRKMK